The Mycobacterium riyadhense sequence GTTAAGCAGTCGTTTGACGCACGTCCCGTGCCCCAGTGGTTCGAGGACGCCAAATACGGCATCTTCATCCACTGGGGCCTATATTCGGTTCCTGGCTGGGCACCGCTCGAGGCCGACATCCGGGAACTCATGGCAACGAAGGGACCAGCGTATTGGCTCAAGCACAACCCATATGCCGAGTGGTACCAGAATACGATTCAGATCGCCGGCAGCCCGTCGCGACGACATCACCTCGAGACCTACGGTCCGGACTTCCGCTACGACGACTTCAAGCCGATGTTCAACGACGCCGCGCGCCAGTTCGATCCAGCCTCCTGGGCCGACTTGTTCGCGCGGGCGCAGGCTCGCTACGTGGTTCTCACCACCAAGCATCACGACGGGTTCACGTTGTGGCCGAGCCGACATCCCAACCCACACAAGGATTCCTGGCATGCCGACCGTGACCTCGTCGGTGACCTGACGACCGCGGTGCGCGACCGAGACCTGAAGATGGGGCTGTATTACTCGGGCGGGTACGACTGGACATTCAACCCGGCCACCATTACCGACTTCGCCGGCATGGCCGGCTCGCTGGTTCAGACCGACGAATACACCAGGTACGCAAGCGATCACGTCCGCGAGCTGGTCGATCGCTACCAGCCCTCAGTGCTGTGGAACGACATCGGGTACCCGCCACAGGCCGACCTCGCCGAGCTGTTCACCTACTACTACGACCGGGTGCCCGACGGGGTGATCAATGACCGCTGGGCCCAGCTGCGGCTGCCGACGGGTCGCGGGACGAGACCGTTGCTGATGCGTGGCCTCAGCCTGGCGAGCGCAGTCTGGAAGTATCTCCCCGACCGCGTCAAGGTTCTCGATTTTCCTACCGGTTTCCACTACGACTTTCGCACGCCCGAATACACGCAGTACGACGCGATCAAGCCATACAAATGGGAGTCGACCCGTGGGGTAGGGCACTCCTTCGGGAACAACCGCATGGAGGGTCCCGACGACATGCTGTCGCTGCCCGAGCTTGCCCGTTCCTTCGCCGACCTGGTGAGCAAGAACGGCAATCTGCTGCTCGGCATCGGACCGTACCCGGACGGGACGATCCCCGAATTGCAGGCAAAGCTGCTCACCGACTTCGGAATGTGGCTCGACGTGACCGGTGAGGCCTACTTCGGTACCCGCCCCTGGGTGAGGGCCGAGGCTACCACCACCGACGGCACCCAGGTGCGTTTCACCCAGAGTGACGACGCCCTGTACGCGACGATGCTGCAGGCGCCGGGGGAGCGTCGCATCGGTATACGTGGCATTTCGGGCGATTCGGATACCAAGGTCGAGCTGCTAGGTGGCGGCGTCTTGGAACACGAACACGCAGACGATCGCATCACGGCCACCTTCCCCGACGCGTTGGACGTCTGGCCGGCCTACGCGCTGAAGATCACACCAAAGCCACGCGTCGATCAGAGGTGAGTCAAAAGCCGCTCGGCAAACGTTTCGGGGTGCTCCCGGTGCATGAAGTGCCCGCCCGGAACCTCCTCAACTATGTAGTCACTCTTGAACATTCGGGCGGCACCCCGATAGTCCGAAGGCGCAACGATCGGATCGTCGAGCCCCGCGAACACCACCGTCGGCACCGTGATTCGCGTCTTCAGTGACGCCGACGGGACGGGGGAGAGCTTTCGGTAGTAGCCGAATGCCGCGTTCAAGCTCGCCGGGTTGGAAAAGCTTGCGCGGATGGCGTCGAACTCGCTCGAGTCGGGGTTCCAGGTCGGCGACCAACGCCGATAGATCGCGGGAAGCGCTGCGAAGTCGTTGCGCGCGAAACGTTTCGGCGCCCCCGGCAGCTTGTAGACCGCGAAGTGGCGGGCGCCCCAAAGCTTCTTCGGTGATGGCTTGAGCGCGGCGGGGTGCGGAATGCCGACGACAACCAGCTTTTTCACCCGGTCCGGGTCGAGCGCAGCCGCGCCGTATGCGGCCGAGGCTCCCCAGTCGTGCCCGATCACTATGGCGTCACCGGCGCCGAGTGCGTCAATCAACGCAAGTGGATCGCGCGCCAATGTCTCTTGATCGGGATCCCGGTTGGGCACTGCGCTCGGGTGGTATCCGCGCATGAATGGGCTGACTGCGCGGTATCCCTTGGCGGCGATTCGCGGACGAAGATCGTCCCAGGTGTGCGCCGTGTCCGGGAACCCGTGCAGCATGAGCACCAGTGGCCCAGCGCCCTCCTCGAGATAGGCGAACTTCAGCCCGTTCGCGTCGACAAAATGAATCGCATCAGCCATGGACTGGGGACGATACGCCAATCGCGGCGAACTCAACAGAGCCGATCAACGCCGTTGTGTCCTTGAGCTGAATCGCCGCTGCACCGCGCTAATGTGTACGCCGACGACCCCGGTGGCAATGCGGACGCCGCGCAGGCCGGCCCCGCGGGGAGGAGCACGATGCGGTCCGCGACGGCTGGCCAACCGTGGCCGCGGGTGGTGAGCGCTATCGCTCTTGCCGTTCTCGGCACCTGCGGCCTGGCCTTGCTGGTGACCGCACCGCACCCAAGTCGGGCCGCCAGCTCAACGGCGAGCCTGGCGTCTCGAACGGATTGGGCTCTCGCGACGGCGTTGCCGGCCAGCGCCGACTTCCCGGCTGACTGGGGGTACTCGTTGACGGGGCGGTTGCAGCGAGCCGCACCGTCGCCCGCAGAGGCGTTGGCGGCCCAGCCAAGTCCCGCTCCGGCGGCGGTTTATGCGCCGGAGACATGCGGGAGCATCCCGAAAATCCTCGATCATTCCGGGGGCGCGCTGGCCGCCTACGTCCAAGTCGATCGGTACGCCCAGGTGTTCGTGCAGGACGCTCCACCCCCGGACGCTGCCGCGACTGGGGAAGGTCGCGAACACGGGCCGAATGCGCGGTTTGCGATCTGGGTCGTTCCCGACGGCCCGACCCGGATCGCGAGTTACTTGAAATGGCTGGACCAATGCGGCGCCTACCGAGTCACCAACTACTTTCTGGATGGCCAGGTCAAGGACCAGCGCAACGTTACGAGCCAGGTAGAAGCCCGATCGGCGGACGGCGCCGACGCCGCCGTCACAGTCACCAGGACGTTCACCACGATCGGCAGCCACGACCCTTCGTCGACCTACCATGTCTCCTACTACGCCGTGCGCGGTGTCCTGTTGGAATGCACCATCTACATGGAGGGCGCCGAACTCGACCAGGTAAAGCAGATCGCGTTCCACACGCTGACAAAGCTGCGCGGGCTATGAACAGTGCGTCTCGACTCCGCAAGCCGCGCCGGGCGTGGCCGATCGCCGCTGCGTTGTGCGTGATCGCAACCGCCGCAGTGCTGATCACCGCACCATCGGTGCTCGACGGCTGGCGAAACCGGGGCCCGTCCGGGCCCGAGGGGCTGGCCCCGAAGCTGGCCGCGCTGAGCGACCAGCAGTTGGCGGATCTGCTGCCGAAGGAGGGCGAATTTCCGGCCTCTTGGACGGTCAGCGAAATCAAGGAGCTGTCGGATACGTTCGGCTACTTGAGATATCACGTATCCGACGAAGGGCTGGGCTTTGACCCGGTCGAGTGCTTCTCGGTGGTGGGTGTGGCCTCGACCGGCGCTTTCGACGCCGCGGAGGTCTTCGGGCACGACCCCGCCGATCCGCCAGAGGTCGCCGACCGGAGGGACATCCGCCTGATGGTCGGCCGGGAATTCGATCCGGCCGGATTTGACACGTTCACCGGCCTGGTTTCGCGGTGTTTGCGTTTCAGCAGCGCCGCCGTCGGCTCCTATACAGTGCGCATCCTCGAAGACGCGCACCCCTCCACCGGGCCGCAACGCTTTCGGTATTCGATCACCACCACAATCGGCGGTGACCCCGCCGACGCGACCCGGATTGACTACTACTCCTACGCACGCACATCCGGGTTAGTCCTGACCGGTACCGCCAGCGACGGCCATCAACAGTCCTTCGACGCACTCTTCGACAGCACGCTGCGCCGTATCACCGAACGCTGACGCGACGACCATTCGGCCCGAACCCGAGCACAGTCCGGACCGATTGGCGCTATGTCGCGACATCACACACGTTCAGAGCCGGGCCCCTTGGTGTAGCGGGTCAGGAACCCGATGGCCGCGACGGCAGCGACCGCACCGATTACGCCCCAGAGCACGAGTTGGAAGGCCAACGCACCCACGAACCAGCCGAACGTCATCGAGATGTACAGCAGCCAGATCACGCGGAACAGAGACCAAGCGGCCAGGATGGCGCTGCCAATCCCGATGGCCAGGCTGTATTGGCGATCGACACGGTTGATCTTTTCTTCGATGCTGGCGGGCACGATCTTCATTTGCGGTCTTCCTTTCCTGAGCTGTCGCCTCGATGGCGTCGTTATTGCGGCAAGTACATACCCGTTGGGCGGCTACCGATCCCAACAACACCTCACCCAATGGCGGCGACTGCCCGGACTATGCGAGAAAGACGCCCGCCGACGTGATCACATCTCCGGCAGCGAGGTCGCTCGTAGTGAGCTTCTTGAAGAGCAGGCCAACGTTGTCGCCCGAGGTCGCGGTGTCCAACTTTTTGCGGAATGCCTCGATCGCGTCGACCCTGACGCCCGGCCCGTCGTTGATTCGCACCTCATCACCGACCCTCAGTTCGCCGTACTCCACCCGGCCGGTGGCCACCGCCCCGCGACCACGGATGAAGAACACGTCCTGAACCGTCATGCGAAACATGTGCGGCAACGCTACACCGGCCACGAAGTGGGTTCGACGATGACGCACACGGCAAGCTGGTTAACTGGCATTCGTGGGCTGGTTTCAGCGAGCGAGGAAAGCCAATGCGGGCCAGCGGGTCACGCGGTCCGACAAGCGGCAAGTGGTTGACACCTCGGCCGAACTTAACGCGCTCAACGCCGATCGGGAACGCCTGATGCGCGAGGGCCTGGTGGGTGTCGCAACGATCATCGGCATCCGAGAGAACGTCGCGACCACGATGCTGGGCACCTGGCATGAGCTGGTGCTGGACGTGCACTTGCCGGACCGCGACCCATACCGCGCCGCACGGCGCATCGCGCTAGAGCTGTCGACCGCCCCGCACATCAAGGTCGGTGCCGAGGTGCCGGTGCGAGTCGATCCCCGGGACCAATTGAAGCTCTTGGTCGTCGCGACGTTGTAAATGTCCAGCCGCGCCTATTGCTTGGCCATGGCGACGAGCAGCCGGTCCTGCGGCTTGATCAAGTGATCCTGGCTGTCGCCACCGACTTCCAGCTGTACCCAGGCGATTTCGCCGGTGAACGCGTTGCCGGTCGCCTCGTAATCCGGTGCGCATGGCGAACCCGTGCTGCGCCCGACATCGCATGCCTCGTCGGCGGAAAAGGCCATCGGCTGGGTGATGTCCACGCGCCCCTTGCCGACGGCGACGCCGTCGTAATACAGGGTGACGTCACCGCCCTTGGCGAGACCGTCTCCGTCGTAGGCGAATTCCATGCGGACTTGGTGGTTGCCTGCCGGGATCGGTTCGTCGGCGGCCACCATGAACCGGTGAATGCCCAGGAAGTTGTAGCAATACTTCAGCCGGCCTTCATAGGCGTACAGCGCCCACCCGCCGACCAAACCGCCCTGGCTGATAATCACGCCGTTGGCACCTGCTTCGGGGACGGTGACATTCGCCGTCACCGAGTGAGATGTGTTCTTCAGTCCCAGCACGCAGTTTTCGCTGACCCGCATCCCGGGGAACAACAGCTGCCGGTTTCCGCGAATCAGTTTGGGGCGCCCGGCGATATCGGGATTGAAGCGCTCGAACGAACGGTCGTCGAGCGGCAGCACGTTGTACTTCACGGCCTCGATGAGCCAAAGCCGCTGCAGCTCTGCCAGCTTCTGCGGATGGTCCTTGGCCAGGTCGTGGGCCTGGGTCCAGTCGTCAGGTCCGTAGAGCTCCCATTCGTCGTCGTCGAACGCGGGCGCATCGAGTAACCACGGGGTGCGGTGCTTGGTGACCGCCATCCAGCCCTTGTGATAGATGCCGCGGTTGCCCAGGCATTCGAAGTACTGCAGATCGTGGTTTTCGGGCGCTTCGGCGTCACGCAGCGTGGCCAACATGCTCACGCCTTCGATCGGTGCCTGCTGAATTCCGTTGACCGACATCGGCGCGGGTAGCCCGGCCGCTTCCAGGATGGTGGGGGCCACATCGATCACATGGTGGAACTGGTGGCGGCACTGGCCTTTCTCGGCAAACCCATTGGGCCAGTGCACAACCGTGCCATTTCGAGTACCGCCCCAATGCGACGCGATCTGCTTGGTCCACTGATAGGGCGTGCACAATGCGTGTGCCCAGCCCACGGCGTAGTGGTTATAGGCGCGCGGCGTTCCGAAGTCGTCAATCTTGCTTTGCAGAAACTCCGGGCTTTCGATGCCACCTAACCCGTTGAGTGTGGTCATCTCGTTGAAGCAGCCAAGCGGAGTGCCCTCGGCTGAGGCGCCGTTGTCGCCGATGATGTAGATGATCAAGGTGTCGTCAAGGACACCTAGATCGGCGATCGCGTCGACCACACGACCCACCTCGTGGTCCGTTTGCTCTAGGAAGCCGGCGTAGATCTCCATTTGCCGCGCCAGCACCGGTTTCAAATCGGCGGGCATGTCGTCCCAGGCCGGGATCTCCGTGTGGCGCTTGGTCAATTCTGCGCCTTCGGGTATCACACCAAGTTGCTTCTGTCTCGCGTAGATCCGCTCCCGCATCACGTCCCAGCCGTCGTCGAATTTGCCCTTGTACTTGTCGGACCAGCGCGCCGGCACATGGTGGGGGGCGTGCGTGGCGCCCGGCGCGAAGTACATGACGAACGGCTTGTCTGGGGCCAGCGCCTTCTGCTGGCGCACCCAGGTGATCGCGCGATCGGCGAGATCTTCGGTGAGTGTGTAGCCCTCCTCGGGTGTCTTTGGCGGCTCGACCGGGGTCGTGCCCTCGTAGAGCCCGGGGTAATACTGATTGGCCTCCGCCCCGACGAAACCGTAGAAATATTCGAATCCCGCACCGGTCGGCCACTGATCAAACGGTCCGACCAGGGAAACTTCCCACGGTGGAACCTCGTGACACTTGCCGAACTGAGCCGTCGAATACCCGTTCAGCCGCAGAGTTTCGGCGATGGATGCCTTGTCTTTTGGCCGCACACTGCTGTATCCGGGGGCCGAAGTGGCCAACTCGGTGACCCCGCCCGCGCCGACGGAGTGGTGGTTACGGCCGGTCAGCAACGCCTGACGGGTGGGCGAGCACAGCGCGGTGGTGTGGAATCGGGTGAGCTTGAGGCCGCCGGCGGCGAGGCGCTCGGCGGTGGGGGTATGACAAGGTCCGCCGAATGCCGAGGACGCGCTAAATCCCACATCATCGAGCAGCACGATCAATACGTTGGGCGCGCCCGCCGGCGGGCGCAGCATTGTGATCGGCGGATACGTCGTGTTGGGATCCTTGGCGTCGTACGTCGTCAAGCCAACATGCTTGCGATCCACGATCGGCAGACTTTCCCGCATCACCTGGCGCGGCTCCGTCATCATCTTTCCCTTCTCGAACAGTTCGCGGGCGTCGGGACGGGCACTAGCCCGTGCTGACGCACCCGCTGACGCTGACGTGGCGGCCCACGTTGGCACAGACGTTGGCGTAGCCGGCCGGGTCTGGTGGCGGAGGGGGTGGTGCGGACTCCGACGGCGGCGGGTAGTAGGCCGGCGGCGGTACGTATTGTTCGACGGTACCGGCGACATCCGTACACCCGCCGACCGAGACGTGGCGGCCGCCAACACTGGCGCAGGCGTCCGCGCGGGCCTGTGCGGGGGCCGCGAGGCTCAGGGCGCCAGCGGCCGCGGTCATCGCCAACACCAACGCGGCGACCGATAGCCAAGACCGCGCACGCCCGGACTCGTTGTGTGTCCGCCTGCTCATCCGGTGGGCGGTGTCATTCATTCGATT is a genomic window containing:
- a CDS encoding alpha-L-fucosidase; amino-acid sequence: MKSIRGVKQSFDARPVPQWFEDAKYGIFIHWGLYSVPGWAPLEADIRELMATKGPAYWLKHNPYAEWYQNTIQIAGSPSRRHHLETYGPDFRYDDFKPMFNDAARQFDPASWADLFARAQARYVVLTTKHHDGFTLWPSRHPNPHKDSWHADRDLVGDLTTAVRDRDLKMGLYYSGGYDWTFNPATITDFAGMAGSLVQTDEYTRYASDHVRELVDRYQPSVLWNDIGYPPQADLAELFTYYYDRVPDGVINDRWAQLRLPTGRGTRPLLMRGLSLASAVWKYLPDRVKVLDFPTGFHYDFRTPEYTQYDAIKPYKWESTRGVGHSFGNNRMEGPDDMLSLPELARSFADLVSKNGNLLLGIGPYPDGTIPELQAKLLTDFGMWLDVTGEAYFGTRPWVRAEATTTDGTQVRFTQSDDALYATMLQAPGERRIGIRGISGDSDTKVELLGGGVLEHEHADDRITATFPDALDVWPAYALKITPKPRVDQR
- a CDS encoding alpha/beta fold hydrolase, with the translated sequence MADAIHFVDANGLKFAYLEEGAGPLVLMLHGFPDTAHTWDDLRPRIAAKGYRAVSPFMRGYHPSAVPNRDPDQETLARDPLALIDALGAGDAIVIGHDWGASAAYGAAALDPDRVKKLVVVGIPHPAALKPSPKKLWGARHFAVYKLPGAPKRFARNDFAALPAIYRRWSPTWNPDSSEFDAIRASFSNPASLNAAFGYYRKLSPVPSASLKTRITVPTVVFAGLDDPIVAPSDYRGAARMFKSDYIVEEVPGGHFMHREHPETFAERLLTHL
- a CDS encoding EF-Tu/IF-2/RF-3 family GTPase; this translates as MFRMTVQDVFFIRGRGAVATGRVEYGELRVGDEVRINDGPGVRVDAIEAFRKKLDTATSGDNVGLLFKKLTTSDLAAGDVITSAGVFLA
- a CDS encoding arylsulfatase — encoded protein: MTEPRQVMRESLPIVDRKHVGLTTYDAKDPNTTYPPITMLRPPAGAPNVLIVLLDDVGFSASSAFGGPCHTPTAERLAAGGLKLTRFHTTALCSPTRQALLTGRNHHSVGAGGVTELATSAPGYSSVRPKDKASIAETLRLNGYSTAQFGKCHEVPPWEVSLVGPFDQWPTGAGFEYFYGFVGAEANQYYPGLYEGTTPVEPPKTPEEGYTLTEDLADRAITWVRQQKALAPDKPFVMYFAPGATHAPHHVPARWSDKYKGKFDDGWDVMRERIYARQKQLGVIPEGAELTKRHTEIPAWDDMPADLKPVLARQMEIYAGFLEQTDHEVGRVVDAIADLGVLDDTLIIYIIGDNGASAEGTPLGCFNEMTTLNGLGGIESPEFLQSKIDDFGTPRAYNHYAVGWAHALCTPYQWTKQIASHWGGTRNGTVVHWPNGFAEKGQCRHQFHHVIDVAPTILEAAGLPAPMSVNGIQQAPIEGVSMLATLRDAEAPENHDLQYFECLGNRGIYHKGWMAVTKHRTPWLLDAPAFDDDEWELYGPDDWTQAHDLAKDHPQKLAELQRLWLIEAVKYNVLPLDDRSFERFNPDIAGRPKLIRGNRQLLFPGMRVSENCVLGLKNTSHSVTANVTVPEAGANGVIISQGGLVGGWALYAYEGRLKYCYNFLGIHRFMVAADEPIPAGNHQVRMEFAYDGDGLAKGGDVTLYYDGVAVGKGRVDITQPMAFSADEACDVGRSTGSPCAPDYEATGNAFTGEIAWVQLEVGGDSQDHLIKPQDRLLVAMAKQ